Below is a genomic region from Miscanthus floridulus cultivar M001 chromosome 1, ASM1932011v1, whole genome shotgun sequence.
TTTCTCTGTTGAAGTAATTCTTGAGTTTTCTTTAATATTCTCTTCGTCACAAATTAAATTAACTTCTAGAGTTATTATAAGTAAAGCTATTTAAGCTTGACCAATTTTATACAAAGGccttgttcgcttgtcttataatccatacttttcagcttgttttttcagccggaacagtgtttttctctcacgacaaatcaaccggaacagtatttcggcttgctttttcagcgaagcgaacgggccaaAATAACATTGTTACTTATGACACCAAATTAGTACCATGATTGCGTAACGAAAAAATATATAACGTATTTTTTCGGTGTAATAGATATATGTTGTTACACTTTTGTGTAAAGTTGATAGTTTAGCTTAGAATGATTTTAGGAATTGATTTAGGTTCTTTTTGGCAAGGCTCTGACTTCTCAAAGAAAATGGAGGAACTAGGAAAAAACCATGTTTTGGTGGCTTGGGCTTCTAACACCAAAATGGATTCGACTTCACTATTTTAGCTTGTTTTGGCTTCAAAAGCTATTCTAGTGTATGCTTGTTTGGTAGGACTTTGAATTAAGCCGGTTGAGAAGTCCAATGAAAACCCTGTCAAATAGGACCTTATTTTGGAATAGAGGTGTAGTTCTTAGTAATTGGCAGCTCTTACATGTCAATATATTTCAAACGTGCTCAGTAGTTCTTAGTAGGCATCACATGTAGTTCTCTATTCAGTAGTACCCGGCACCTTTTTCGCGCATGTGTGTGGGGTGGGAGGGGGGAGGGAGGTACCTAGTTAGGTGTAAAGGGTCATCTTTGTCATGTGTTTTGTACTTCTTTCTCATATGCTTAATAGTACTCAATTTTCATGTCTTCCATGTTTGGTGTTTTCTAGGTTCTGAATTTCAAATGTTCTCCCGTAGAGTTAGGGTTGATTTTTTCGTATTGTCTGCTCAAGTTGCTATTTTTTTGAATTTATCAAATATGTCCATATGGGTCCTATATACTCATGGGTATTGATTAGTGTTGCAACATCCATACTTATTAGGGGTTGAAGCACCTATACTGACTATGGTCACATCAAGCATACTGATTAGGGCTCCTAGCTTTCATAATGATTAATGGTTATTATAGCATCCATACTTATTAGGCCTTGCAACACCGTACATCATCGGTCACTTCAGAATATTTTTCGCATAGACATCTCACTATCCTCTCCCCTTTACTCACTTCCCCATCAAATCCTTATAGGGATGAAAACTATCAGGAATGGTCTAAAAAGTCCATTTACCGCTTTCAATTTCATATTTTTGTCTAAAAAATAATTGAAATTAAGAATACCGGTCAGAAACAGATATAGAAATGTTGAGATATCATAAACAAAACAGTTTGGTcagtgtaagtgcaatcaagccctattgtgggttttggtgataatgaccacgcaattagaagACTAATGTGATTTATCGAGTTGATAAGCAGGTAAAATGACAAGGAGGATTATACATGTGTTGGTGGAGCCCCAATTACAAAAGGACATGGTGACCGACTCAAAGGCGCTTAATTatcttatattttgaatttgagtttaggaaaagccgcACTACAAAGGGGATACAATGCACAAGCTTCAATGTGTAACCATGAGCTCAAATACCCACCAAAATATCCTCATTACCTAGCCAAGACAGCAAGCCTTTCACTCCATCCTTTTGGCTGTCTTTGGCTGAGCAGCAGTGCTGCTCAGTCGAGTAGCAGTGCCGCGTGAGCGAGGAGCACTACCGCGACTTAAAATGACTGTTGGGGCTGAGGGGGTATTTTATCCTCTCCCTCATCTCCTCCAATGGTTACCTTGCCCATTTCCACGACTAGAGGAACCAGAGCACCTCTTCTCTCTCCATTGAAGGCTCTCCAAGCTCCTAAGCTTCTCTCCCTTGATTCCCTTCCAATTTTTTGAGAGATTGAGCCTCCAAACTTTGATTGAGAGCTGCTCCAACTAATCTTCAACTCCTAGAGCTCATGGTTCACGTTCAAGCTGGTGgattgcatctattactcttagagtttgctcctagctagctagagcatcgcccgtggagcttgccaacttatgtggcagtCCTGGGAGGTTTGTAATCACCTCAATCAGCTAGTGAAATCACCTCTCacctcaagagttcattctcttgacttgagaacaaggaTAGGGTTCTGCTAAACCAAGCCttagtggcttcctcaacaacgtggacttaggcaagccttagtggcgagctgaaccatagGATAAATCAGTGTCTCACTTGTGTTCTTATGATTTGCATTGCAATATTTGTGTTTGTGGTGATTTTAGGGTTTGGTCCCGATCTACTTGTGCACAAGCTTTTGATCTGTTTCAAGTGGTGAAATAGGTTCAATACTATCCCAGGAAGCTCAATAATTTACCTGATATATTTTCCCTTAGGCAGTTTTTTGAATTGTAAGCTCGTGGGTCTGTGCGAGCAGTATGTTGCTTGAGTGACCAGCAGTGTTGGTCCTCTGAGCAGAAGTGCTGCTTAGTTTTTTAATAGAGCTTTTGAGTttttgttttaacaggcctattcaccctccccctCTAGGCTTAGCAggtccttacaagtggtatcggagcaggTTGCCTCGTTGATGCTTAACCGCGTGAGGTATGGAGTCTAGAGAAGGAGCCAGTGATGTGCAACCCATGCACGTTGACTCGAAAGATTTGGATTTGCATGAAACAGACAGCAGCGAGTTGAGTGCCTCAATAGTAGGCACTTCACTTCCTGCAGTTGTCCTCTCCGATGAAGAGAAGGCCAAAAGACTAGAAgaaaagaagcaaagaaaagaagaaagaagaaagaaaagagaagcaagacaaaagaagaaagaagcacAGCAAAGGCTTAAAGAGAAGATGCaaagaaaagaagctagaagatTGAAAAGAGAAGCAatgaagaaaagagaagaagccaAGAAAAAGAAGCTAGAAGAAGCCAAGTCAAGCAACACTTCATCTAGTGAACTATCAAGTAGCatcgaagatggagatgatgatgagtcctaccaagtgtccAAGGGTGGAAAGAAGGAGAGCAAGGGAaagggcagcagcagcaacaacaacaaatatgcagcCGTATCCTACAATTATTCTTCTATGAGTAACAATAATCGTAGACATTTCATTAATGTGCCTCGTAGGAAAGTTGTCTTGTTTTGATGGGaccaactttgccaagtggaagtaCTTGATGAGAGCTTATCTTGTAGGTCTCCACCCGGGCATTTGGGAGATTTTTCACAACGGTGTTGAGCCATTGGTTGATCCCAATAACCCAACTCAAGCTAAAATTTGCAACattcatctcaatggtcaagcTACAAGTGTGTTGCTAAGTGCTTTGTATGGTGATGAGCACAATAGAGTGAtgggagttgatgttgccaagcaaatttgggatactctacaccttgcacatgaaggggttgataaAGTAAGAaaagcaagaattgatttgttgatggctaaGCTCAATTGATTTGTGATAttagatggagaagggccacaagaggtgtttgataggttgatggtgATTGTTtgaaagattagaggctatggtggtgatgagcttgatgatcacaaggTTATCAAAAATATGCTAGAAGCTtactcacctagaaatgagaccatagtGACACTCATTAGAGataagaagtttgagcacttcacaccaaatgatgtgctTGAAAGAATcatgacatttgacatgcaaagagaggaGGCACTTGAGAGAAGGaagcttggtgagttgcaagcacaACTAGATGGCATGAAGATCAAGGATGTTGCTCTCAAGGCCAATAAGTCAACCAAGCAACCCTCTATAAGCAAGTCCAAGTCCAACAAGCAAgcatcaactagcaagcccaaagcaccAAAGCAAGTCAAAGAAGAAGTAGAGACaacatcatcaagtgaagatgaaagtgatagtgaacaatatgagaaaGTGAAAGATGTTGCTCTCTTTTTTAGAAGATATCAAAAGGGGCTCAaaaagcaaggctacaaggtagtgaagaggaagttctcaaacaagaagaagaggttaTGCTACAATTGTGAGAGCACCGAACATTTTATTGCTTATTGTCCCCATGAAATTAAAGACAACAATTACAAGAGAGACAAGAAAGAGAGCAACATCGACTACAAAAAGAGCAAAAggcacatgggagaggctcacatcgaacatgaatgggactcaacaaAAGATAGCTCAAGTGAGGAGGATGAGAAGATTGCAACCGTGGCTATTCACaagccatcctctacaccaaggctcttcagcAACATGTccaatgatgactactactcccccacatttgtctcatggcaaagggtgagaagataAAACCCAAATCGAAATCCAAACCTCCtcctcctagtgacatctctagtagtgatacaaGTGATTACTCTAGTGATGATGTGTCTAGTTATGAAGAAATTGATaacataactaaaaatttggacaACAAGACCAAACTATTCACCACTAAACTAAtttaggatttagagagtgtctaagccaagctagaatctagagagaaaactcttatcaagcaagaggatctctacattgctagcaaggaagctcttgcattagagagaagtgaggtggaatccttatgCAAGGCTTtgaccaaagagcaagaggaccatgctatcacaaagaaagcacaTATTGCCCTCAaacaaaagtattgtgacttagatggaaaGCACAaggaacttgagctgcaatatagcattctttgggataacaactcacatccctccaaggcaaaggatgcctctactccctccactagtcaaggttatggaaaatgttataatcttgatttaaatacttattccactaaccttgctaatatggaggctatgagaaaagagattgctaggctcaatgagatCATAACAAAAGGGTGCATGGATGGGAAGACTCAAAATGGTGGCAAAAAGGTTGAGGAACCAAAAAGGCCACAATACAAGAATGGAAGGCATCATTCAATCaaagatgggcttgggcacaTAAAAAGAGCTAAAACTAATGGGAGAAAGTTGGTAAATGGCTTTAAATGTGTTCAGTTTGAGAGGAAGGAGCAGattggtacagatcagcctgcaCAACTCGTAGCAGTGCCACGCAAGCGAGCAGCACTGCTCAGCACTGCTACTCAGATGAGCAGCACTGCTGCACcctgcaaaaatgggaaggctaccaatttgaCTCTTGATCAGACTCAGCCCAAGAAGAAGATGCCTCAGCAAAAGTAGGTTCCCTAGAATCCAAAGGAATCAAAGTGGGTGACCCTGAACAAgtatgcttatcaaccaaaggcCCATGCACCCTAACAAAGTATGTTGGCAAGGAGACTAACATCTATCTGAATACTTCCATATGGGTTtctaagattcttgtgactaacatgaaAGGCCCTAATTCTacttggggacctaaatc
It encodes:
- the LOC136452867 gene encoding uncharacterized protein; translation: MHVDSKDLDLHETDSSELSASIVGTSLPAVVLSDEEKAKRLEEKKQRKEERRKKREARQKKKEAQQRLKEKMQRKEARRLKREAMKKREEAKKKKLEEAKSSNTSSSELSSSIEDGDDDESYQVSKGGKKESKGKGSSSNNNKYAAIRGYGGDELDDHKVIKNMLEAYSPRNETIVTLIRDKKFEHFTPNDVLERIMTFDMQREEALERRKLGELQAQLDGMKIKDVALKANKSTKQPSISKSKSNKQASTSKPKAPKQVKEEVETTSSSEDESDSEQYEKVKDVALFFRRYQKGLKKQGYKVVKRKFSNKKKRLCYNCESTEHFIAYCPHEIKDNNYKRDKKESNIDYKKSKRHMGEAHIEHEWDSTKDSSSEEDEKIATVAIHKPSSTPRLFSNMSNDDYYSPTFVSWQRAMRKEIARLNEIITKGCMDGKTQNGGKKVEEPKRPQYKNGRHHSIKDGLGHIKRAKTNGRKLVNGFKCVQFERKEQIGTDQPAQLVAVPRKRAALLSTATQMSSTAAPCKNGKATNLTLDQTQPKKKMPQQK